One window from the genome of Glycine soja cultivar W05 chromosome 12, ASM419377v2, whole genome shotgun sequence encodes:
- the LOC114378944 gene encoding uncharacterized protein LOC114378944, which yields MSFLWHVISRGEIAVDHSKVEAVMSWESPKSVFEIRSFLDLAGYYRRFIEGFSKLALPLTKLTRKGQAFVWDAQCESSFRTLKERLTTTLVLALPNSSKPFVVYCDASKMGLGGVLMQRVQVSALMVRELDLLEQFRDMSLACEITFGNIKLGMLIVTGELLSKNREGQKFEPLLSA from the exons ATGAGCTTCCTATGGCACGTTATATCCAGGGGAGAGATAGCAGTAGATCATTCCAAGGTAGAGGCAGTGATGAGTTGGGAGAGTCCTAAGTCAGTGTTTGAGATTAGGAGTTTCCTTGATTTAGCAG GTTACTATCGTAGGTTCATAGAGGGTTTTTCTAAGCTAGCCTTACCTTTGACGAAGCTCACTCGTaagggtcaagcttttgtgtgggatGCCCAGTGTGAGAGTAGTTTTCGTACCCTTAAGGAAAGGTTGACTACTACACTAGTTTTAGCGTTACCCAACTCGAGCAAACCCTTTGTggtgtattgtgatgcatcCAAGATGGGTTTAGGTGGAGTGCTTATGCAGCGGGTCCAG GTGTCTGCTTTAATGGTTAGAGAGTTAGACCTTCTAGAGCAGTTTAGAGATATGAGTTTAGCATGTGAGATCACCTTTGGTAATATTAAGTTGGGTATGTTGATAGTCACCGGTGAGCTCTTGAGCAAGAACCGTGAGGGTCAGAAGTTTGAACCATTATTGTCAGCCTAG